From Algoriphagus sp. NG3, the proteins below share one genomic window:
- a CDS encoding GAF domain-containing sensor histidine kinase → MKAQNPTVFENEDLVFDLETRKLLKISDRLKLYLGEDFIKEVKYLDEFDKLTSPLADDCARIARSYTQSGDQKTNYVLNWRGNEFIVNELGWVDHNKNSFHLMIHFQDRKNIFEVSEDALLEIVEKMKSPAILFDQGLKRAIAVNSSIVPLLKKPVSELASGFFIREFFVYEDQYEEVTSWVAENKTSSFSIVTKLNLEKPEGVWYEMDLFKTCPGEEMLVLCILKNITKQKETEDQLKRSNELLSRVVEVQSHFLSQSEGANPYDLLLSNILRVIDAKLGFVGKVDLFTDGEKALKIHAATDFSQQGEAASKLYHDHIKDNFLFRHLDNLFGACILESKIILENNPKSNPHTKGKYIPGHPQIDNFLGVPIFKGNDVIGLIGLGNKEGGFTEDDIADLKPFITTYSVIIEAFKSEQDKIKFEKESLVKAQILAKIADHSPDLIVVMNDISDFEFISPSTYQFFDGGIKEEEMQRKIRVLLKKTLSSEFRMSSVRYRSRLKLNIKSEGECWVESNVNILYEGSKRKVIAVIRDVSSQMVFEQRLIESLKKEKQFNSFVSDFMNIVSHEFKTPLATIISSLELSKHYLDNVPENADIQKLKVHFGKIERELDNLHKLVIHSLDYERFVNNSPVLKKDRVSVVYFVEEVLQRHGLLYQVELIKDMPFDQIVEWDKFLIETSIINLVGNALKYGGDIQKPIVRLFHKSNAFGIEVRDFGLGILEEELPYVFTPFFRGSNVNGIEGTGFGLVAVKNFVQLHGGTVKIDSKPNKGTSVRLSFRQ, encoded by the coding sequence ATGAAGGCACAAAATCCTACTGTTTTTGAAAACGAGGATCTGGTTTTTGATTTGGAAACTCGGAAACTACTCAAAATAAGTGACCGCTTAAAGCTTTATCTGGGGGAAGATTTTATAAAGGAAGTGAAATATCTTGATGAATTTGATAAGTTGACTTCACCTTTGGCTGATGATTGTGCCCGCATAGCGCGGAGCTATACCCAGTCTGGGGACCAAAAGACAAACTATGTGCTGAATTGGCGGGGAAATGAATTCATTGTAAATGAATTAGGGTGGGTTGATCACAATAAAAACAGTTTTCACCTTATGATCCATTTTCAGGACAGGAAGAATATTTTCGAAGTTTCAGAGGACGCCCTACTGGAAATTGTCGAGAAAATGAAAAGCCCAGCCATACTGTTTGACCAAGGGCTAAAACGTGCAATTGCAGTAAATTCCTCAATCGTCCCTCTTTTAAAAAAACCTGTTTCAGAGCTCGCCTCCGGATTCTTTATCCGGGAATTTTTCGTCTATGAAGACCAGTATGAGGAGGTGACCAGCTGGGTGGCGGAAAACAAAACTTCCTCTTTTTCTATAGTGACTAAACTCAATCTGGAAAAGCCTGAAGGGGTCTGGTATGAAATGGATCTTTTCAAAACCTGCCCTGGTGAGGAGATGTTGGTTCTGTGCATTCTAAAAAATATCACAAAACAAAAAGAAACCGAAGATCAGCTTAAACGATCCAATGAGCTATTATCCCGGGTGGTGGAAGTGCAAAGTCATTTTTTGTCCCAATCCGAAGGTGCAAACCCCTATGATCTGCTTTTAAGCAATATCCTGCGGGTAATAGATGCCAAGCTGGGGTTTGTCGGAAAAGTTGATTTATTTACTGATGGGGAAAAAGCTTTAAAAATACATGCTGCCACGGATTTTTCCCAGCAGGGAGAGGCTGCGAGTAAGTTATATCACGATCATATAAAAGATAATTTTTTGTTCCGGCATTTGGATAATCTGTTTGGGGCATGTATTCTGGAGTCTAAAATAATTCTGGAAAACAACCCTAAATCAAATCCTCATACAAAAGGGAAATATATTCCAGGTCATCCCCAGATCGATAATTTTCTCGGTGTTCCCATTTTTAAAGGGAATGATGTGATAGGATTGATAGGGTTGGGAAATAAAGAGGGCGGGTTTACGGAGGATGATATTGCTGACCTGAAGCCTTTCATTACTACCTATTCTGTCATTATAGAGGCGTTCAAATCAGAGCAGGATAAAATCAAATTTGAGAAAGAGTCTTTGGTAAAAGCACAGATACTGGCAAAAATAGCCGACCATAGCCCCGACTTGATAGTGGTGATGAACGATATATCGGATTTTGAGTTTATTTCCCCATCTACTTATCAGTTCTTTGACGGGGGGATCAAGGAAGAGGAGATGCAGCGGAAGATCAGGGTGCTTTTGAAAAAGACCCTCAGTTCGGAATTTAGGATGTCGTCAGTGAGATATAGGTCTCGATTGAAGTTGAATATAAAAAGTGAAGGGGAATGCTGGGTAGAATCCAACGTGAATATTCTATATGAAGGTAGCAAACGGAAGGTGATAGCCGTGATCCGGGATGTCTCCTCCCAAATGGTGTTTGAGCAAAGGCTTATAGAGTCTCTGAAAAAGGAAAAACAGTTTAATTCCTTTGTCTCTGATTTTATGAATATTGTTTCCCATGAATTCAAGACGCCATTGGCAACTATTATCTCCAGTCTGGAACTCTCCAAGCATTATCTGGATAATGTTCCCGAAAATGCTGATATACAGAAGCTGAAAGTGCATTTTGGGAAGATAGAGCGAGAGCTGGACAACCTACACAAGCTGGTGATCCATTCACTGGATTATGAGCGTTTTGTCAATAACAGCCCGGTATTGAAGAAAGACAGGGTTTCTGTGGTCTATTTTGTGGAAGAAGTGCTCCAGCGGCATGGATTGCTTTATCAGGTGGAGCTGATTAAGGATATGCCTTTTGATCAAATAGTGGAGTGGGACAAATTTTTGATTGAGACCAGTATAATCAATCTGGTGGGGAACGCGTTGAAGTATGGCGGTGATATCCAAAAACCCATTGTCCGCCTATTCCATAAAAGCAATGCATTTGGAATCGAAGTCAGGGATTTCGGACTTGGGATTTTGGAAGAGGAATTGCCTTATGTTTTCACCCCGTTTTTTAGAGGGTCAAATGTGAACGGAATCGAGGGGACGGGATTTGGGCTGGTGGCAGTGAAGAATTTTGTGCAGCTGCACGGGGGGACGGTCAAGATCGATTCAAAACCCAATAAGGGAACCAGTGTGCGGTTAAGTTTCAGGCAGTAA
- a CDS encoding two-component system response regulator yields the protein MKTEIILIDDDPISLLLSKFLLEKTNVPSKTIKLTPFDEPQEGLKYILNLVNDDKTDKCKLKVLLDINMPVLNGWEFLSQLNKFDPEKQIRVIMHSSSKWEQDITLALTDSRVDCYITKPMEARKAMQVVDFFIK from the coding sequence ATGAAAACTGAGATAATTTTGATAGACGATGATCCTATTTCCCTGCTGCTTTCCAAGTTTCTGTTGGAGAAAACAAATGTCCCCAGTAAAACAATTAAGCTAACACCTTTTGATGAACCGCAAGAAGGACTAAAGTATATACTGAACTTGGTAAATGATGACAAAACTGACAAGTGTAAATTAAAGGTGTTGCTCGATATAAATATGCCAGTTCTAAACGGCTGGGAATTCCTTAGTCAGCTGAATAAATTTGATCCGGAAAAGCAGATCAGGGTCATCATGCATTCCTCATCGAAATGGGAGCAGGATATTACTTTGGCTTTGACTGATTCTAGGGTGGACTGTTATATAACCAAACCCATGGAAGCTAGAAAGGCCATGCAGGTGGTTGATTTCTTTATAAAATAG
- a CDS encoding T9SS type A sorting domain-containing protein yields MSNPNNAAGSNLQNFAQVTLPLASLSSRYLELRFANSIPAGTTIRIKLGSAPGLASLLGNINIRAFRNTTSVSPQYPASELLSVLGGDNVQEIVLTPVITGSDFNRIRINFSSLLSLGGNFRIYSAYYLSTAGLVSCGGIKDALYGSTATLVGGLNPVIDASNAIDGDVDTFAQLRSNVSLLSDKTYVTGLFDDLSRAGDSIRVILKNPSGILNANLISQNLSVITYNDRSVAQSLALNPSFLRLRLLEGGGDRYELTYPTTVPFNRIEVSLGQGLLSALNSLEVYEISRTLVSSSIVESDGKALIICEGQELTFRPSENQLGDQFFWYDQNGDLVPGNNPEFTISQNLEPGTHQFRLGTRRPGCINETSQTSIQVNVNPLPRQEDILLTAQGVILEENNQIVYPAGSDVVLGPNNSQLPPGTFSWYRNEAEDPLNGVVVDGGTFSVDPITQTLTISNTTDALIEESIFLGYETASGCKELKEFELMSYIILPIQIHKFEVEARESREVNLIWELSNEQQQGTVTVQRASANLEFVDLDNLSIVSGEERIRMNFTDFNPLPGRNYYRLLIGKGNSDSVFYSEVRMAEIGEFEGPAFIVFPSPFESSFTVRSTVDLDMPLVASLLNTNGVVIRQVQMGRLSFGEQIEFQDLGSLPAGIYILRVETGRGSKSYRVIKQNRVKS; encoded by the coding sequence ATGTCTAACCCAAACAATGCCGCAGGTAGTAATCTTCAAAATTTCGCTCAAGTTACTCTTCCTTTAGCTTCTCTAAGTTCTAGGTATTTGGAACTCAGGTTTGCTAACTCAATACCAGCTGGAACTACTATTAGAATCAAATTAGGCTCCGCCCCTGGGTTGGCTAGTTTGCTCGGTAACATAAATATTCGTGCGTTTAGAAATACTACATCTGTTAGTCCTCAATATCCTGCCAGTGAATTGCTAAGTGTTTTGGGAGGGGATAATGTTCAGGAAATTGTTTTAACTCCAGTGATCACTGGGTCTGACTTTAATAGAATAAGAATTAACTTTTCTTCATTATTGAGTTTAGGAGGGAATTTTAGGATTTATTCCGCCTATTATTTGAGCACAGCTGGACTCGTGAGTTGCGGAGGTATAAAAGATGCACTTTATGGAAGCACAGCTACTTTAGTCGGAGGTCTGAATCCAGTTATTGATGCCTCTAATGCAATTGATGGTGATGTAGACACTTTTGCGCAATTAAGATCAAATGTTTCTCTACTGTCAGATAAAACCTATGTGACAGGACTCTTTGATGACCTTAGTAGGGCAGGGGATTCAATACGGGTTATTCTTAAGAATCCATCAGGTATATTAAATGCCAATTTGATTTCACAGAATCTGTCTGTCATTACGTATAATGATCGTTCAGTCGCGCAGTCTTTAGCTTTGAATCCATCCTTCTTACGCCTTAGGTTATTAGAAGGAGGGGGGGACAGGTACGAATTGACTTATCCCACCACGGTTCCATTTAATAGAATAGAAGTTTCATTGGGCCAAGGATTATTGAGCGCACTTAATAGTTTGGAGGTATATGAGATATCTAGAACATTAGTTTCCTCTTCCATTGTAGAGTCGGATGGAAAAGCATTAATTATATGTGAAGGGCAAGAATTGACTTTTAGGCCATCTGAAAATCAGCTTGGAGACCAGTTTTTCTGGTACGATCAAAATGGAGACTTAGTGCCTGGAAATAATCCTGAGTTTACTATTTCACAAAACCTAGAACCGGGGACTCATCAATTTAGACTTGGCACACGACGTCCTGGATGTATAAATGAAACGTCTCAAACTTCAATTCAGGTAAATGTTAATCCACTGCCTAGGCAAGAAGATATTCTTCTGACTGCCCAAGGGGTGATTTTGGAAGAAAATAATCAAATTGTCTATCCTGCGGGTTCAGATGTTGTTCTAGGTCCTAATAATTCCCAACTGCCACCTGGGACTTTCTCATGGTATAGAAATGAAGCTGAGGATCCGTTGAATGGAGTTGTCGTTGACGGAGGGACTTTTAGTGTGGACCCTATCACACAAACGCTGACTATTAGCAATACTACCGACGCATTAATAGAGGAATCTATATTTCTCGGATATGAAACGGCATCAGGATGTAAGGAGCTTAAAGAGTTTGAGCTGATGAGTTATATCATCCTCCCAATCCAAATCCACAAATTCGAAGTAGAAGCAAGAGAAAGCAGGGAAGTAAATCTGATATGGGAGCTAAGCAATGAGCAGCAACAGGGAACGGTCACTGTACAGCGTGCTTCCGCCAATCTTGAGTTTGTGGATCTGGACAACTTATCCATTGTTTCCGGGGAAGAAAGGATCCGTATGAATTTCACAGACTTCAATCCCTTGCCCGGGCGAAATTATTATAGGCTCTTAATCGGGAAAGGGAATAGTGATTCAGTTTTTTATAGTGAAGTGCGGATGGCTGAGATAGGTGAATTCGAAGGGCCTGCTTTTATTGTGTTTCCAAGCCCCTTTGAATCATCTTTCACTGTCAGATCTACCGTTGATTTGGATATGCCGCTAGTAGCATCCTTACTGAATACAAACGGAGTAGTGATCCGGCAGGTACAGATGGGGAGACTTTCTTTTGGAGAGCAGATTGAGTTTCAGGATCTCGGTAGCTTACCAGCGGGTATTTATATTCTCAGGGTTGAGACGGGCAGAGGGAGTAAGTCATACCGGGTCATTAAGCAAAACAGGGTGAAATCCTAA